One Leucoraja erinacea ecotype New England chromosome 5, Leri_hhj_1, whole genome shotgun sequence DNA segment encodes these proteins:
- the LOC129697333 gene encoding collagen alpha-1(X) chain-like isoform X1: protein MAGGAISSFLLLASVTIISGTNYCGVRGPPGLPGPRGPPGENGMMNRGPPGMPGLEGQQGVQGASFVGKAGNPGLPGVKGKQGPCGEIGDIGPQGLQGLDGLQGLYGVPGKSAIPQNGEPGSQGPPGSPGPEGKNGTYGEPGFSGLRGEEGNIGVGLPGITGKKGYPGPQGNSGSPGEGIAGTPGMPGTLGSVGEKGDIGNSGDPGSPGLPGERGIQGPSGIAITIAGADGKQGVEGLPGIRGQPGPKGVNGKPGSPAIGGPGLPGVKGDPGPRVFGNTGEKGDPGVNGELGVSGLKGAPGPIGPVGEQGVSGSNGNPGLSGDPGEIGLQGIPGIQGEEGPSGSPGVAGIPGEEGIRGPQGRQGPPGPQGDEGSRGRDGELGKRGLPGFQGPLGLCGFNGLEGLSGIIGDRGLTGPRGPLGHKGNQGDPGPPGPSGRFNAFMFNEAADDMEIQGSPGRQGPPGPPGPPGPPGPAGEINVPSSRHGTYATSGMLNIGQGFKAILSAPYSTPGLPIVFDRIQFNQGNIYDPETGIFTCQVPGIYYFSYHVHVKGKSVQVALYKNGKPILYTYDDYKERKIDHASGSVVLQLQEVDQIYLQLPLEKFNGLYSSNIMPSSFSAFLIHQTNPMQLVQL from the exons ATGGCAGGAGGAGCAATCAGTTCATTTCTACTGCTGGCTTCTGTGACTATCATCTCAGGAACAAATTATTGTG GAGTCAGAGGCCCTCCAGGATTACCTGGACCAAGAGGCCCACCAGGAGAAAATGGCATGATGAATAGAGGGCCACCAGgtatgcctggattagaaggacaACAAGGAGTACAAGGAGCATCCTTTGTGGGAAAAGCAGGAAATCCGGGATTACCAGGAGTAAAGGGTAAACAAGGACCTTGTGGAGAAATTGGTGACATAGGCCCTCAAGGATTACAAGGACTGGATGGTCTGCAAGGACTATATGGTGTTCCGGGTAAAAGTGCAATACCACAAAATGGTGAGCCAGGTTCCCAAGGACCGCCAGGTTCTCCAGGACCAGAAGGCAAAAATGGAACATATGGAGAACCAGGGTTTTCAGGTTTGCGTGGAGAAGAAGGCAACATTGGGGTTGGTCTGCCTGGTATCACAGGAAAAAAGGGTTATCCAGGGCCACAAGGTAATTCGGGATCTCCTGGAGAAGGAATTGCAGGAACACCAGGAATGCCTGGTACTCTTGGCAGTGTGGGAGAGAAAGGTGATATAGGGAACTCTGGTGATCCTGGAAGTCCTGGACTTCCAGGTGAAAGAGGAATACAAGGTCCTTCTGGTATAGCGATCACAATAGCAGGAGCAGATGGTAAACAAGGCGTGGAAGGGCTTCCTGGGATAAGGGGCCAACCAGGCCCAAAGGGTGTAAACGGTAAACCTGGCTCACCAGCTATTGGGGGACCAGGTTTGCCAGGTGTTAAGGGTGATCCTGGCCCCAGGGTGTTTGGTAATACTGGTGAGAAAGGAGATCCAGGAGTAAATGGAGAACTTGGTGTTTCAGGGCTCAAAGGAGCACCGGGGCCTATAGGTCCAGTGGGAGAGCAAGGTGTTTCAGGCTCAAACGGCAATCCAGGGCTTTCAGGAGATCCTGGGGAAATAGGGCTGCAAGGAATTCCTGGAATACAAGGTGAGGAAGGACCATCAGGTTCTCCCGGAGTAGCAGGAATTCCAGGAGAAGAAGGTATCCGAGGGCCACAAGGACGACAAGGACCACCTGGTCCACAAGGTGATGAAGGATCCAGGGGTAGAGATGGCGAGTTGGGAAAAAGAGGACTTCCTGGTTTTCAAGGGCCTTTGGGTTTGTGTGGCTTTAATGGATTGGAGGGACTTTCTGGAATTATTGGTGATCGAGGTTTAACTGGACCTCGAGGTCCTCTGGGGCACAAAGGAAACCAAGGAGATCCAGGTCCACCTGGTCCATCAGGCCGATTCAACGCTTTCATGTTCAATGAAGCAGCTGATGATATGGAAATACAAGGATCACCAGGGCGTCAAGGCCCCCCTGGCCCCCCTGGCCCCCCAGGGCCACCAGGTCCAGCTGGAGAAATAAATGTACCATCCAGTAGACACGGTACCTATGCGACATCGGGAATGTTAAATATTGGTCAGGGCTTTAAAGCTATTCTCTCCGCACCATACTCTACACCAGGATTGCCAATTGTTTttgacagaatacaattcaatcaAGGCAACATCTATGATCCAGAAACTGGAATTTTTACATGTCAGGTACCTGGCATCTACTATTTCTCATATCACGTCCATGTCAAAGGCAAAAGTGTTCAAGTTGCATTATATAAAAATGGCAAACCAATTCTATACACATATGATGATTACAAAGAACGAAAGATCGATCATGCCTCAGGGAGTGTTGTACTACAGCTTCAAGAAGTAGATCAAATATATTTGCAGTTGCCTTTAGAAAAGTTTAATGGTTTATATTCCTCCAATATAATGCCGTCATCCTTCTCGGCATTTCTGATCCACCAAACCAATCCAATGCAATTGGTACAGTTGTGA
- the LOC129697333 gene encoding collagen alpha-1(X) chain-like isoform X2, with the protein MVVVKIDTLGWSLHNLELTAKKGAKAARMAGGAISSFLLLASVTIISGTNYCGVRGPPGLPGPRGPPGENGMMNRGPPGMPGLEGQQGVQGASFVGKAGNPGLPGVKGKQGPCGEIGDIGPQGLQGLDGLQGLYGVPGKSAIPQNGEPGSQGPPGSPGPEGKNGTYGEPGFSGLRGEEGNIGVGLPGITGKKGYPGPQGNSGSPGEGIAGTPGMPGTLGSVGEKGDIGNSGDPGSPGLPGERGIQGPSGIAITIAGADGKQGVEGLPGIRGQPGPKGVNGKPGSPAIGGPGLPGVKGDPGPRVFGNTGEKGDPGVNGELGVSGLKGAPGPIGPVGEQGVSGSNGNPGLSGDPGEIGLQGIPGIQGEEGPSGSPGVAGIPGEEGIRGPQGRQGPPGPQGDEGSRGRDGELGKRGLPGFQGPLGLCGFNGLEGLSGIIGDRGLTGPRGPLGHKGNQGDPGPPGPSGRFNAFMFNEAADDMEIQGSPGRQGPPGPPGPPGPPGPAGEINVPSSRHGTYATSGMLNIGQGFKAILSAPYSTPGLPIVFDRIQFNQGNIYDPETGIFTCQVPGIYYFSYHVHVKGKSVQVALYKNGKPILYTYDDYKERKIDHASGSVVLQLQEVDQIYLQLPLEKFNGLYSSNIMPSSFSAFLIHQTNPMQLVQL; encoded by the exons ATGGTTGTTGTCAAGATAGACACCTTGGGTTGGAGTTTGCATAACCTGGAGCTTACTGCCAAAAAG GGAGCTAAGGCTGCAAGGATGGCAGGAGGAGCAATCAGTTCATTTCTACTGCTGGCTTCTGTGACTATCATCTCAGGAACAAATTATTGTG GAGTCAGAGGCCCTCCAGGATTACCTGGACCAAGAGGCCCACCAGGAGAAAATGGCATGATGAATAGAGGGCCACCAGgtatgcctggattagaaggacaACAAGGAGTACAAGGAGCATCCTTTGTGGGAAAAGCAGGAAATCCGGGATTACCAGGAGTAAAGGGTAAACAAGGACCTTGTGGAGAAATTGGTGACATAGGCCCTCAAGGATTACAAGGACTGGATGGTCTGCAAGGACTATATGGTGTTCCGGGTAAAAGTGCAATACCACAAAATGGTGAGCCAGGTTCCCAAGGACCGCCAGGTTCTCCAGGACCAGAAGGCAAAAATGGAACATATGGAGAACCAGGGTTTTCAGGTTTGCGTGGAGAAGAAGGCAACATTGGGGTTGGTCTGCCTGGTATCACAGGAAAAAAGGGTTATCCAGGGCCACAAGGTAATTCGGGATCTCCTGGAGAAGGAATTGCAGGAACACCAGGAATGCCTGGTACTCTTGGCAGTGTGGGAGAGAAAGGTGATATAGGGAACTCTGGTGATCCTGGAAGTCCTGGACTTCCAGGTGAAAGAGGAATACAAGGTCCTTCTGGTATAGCGATCACAATAGCAGGAGCAGATGGTAAACAAGGCGTGGAAGGGCTTCCTGGGATAAGGGGCCAACCAGGCCCAAAGGGTGTAAACGGTAAACCTGGCTCACCAGCTATTGGGGGACCAGGTTTGCCAGGTGTTAAGGGTGATCCTGGCCCCAGGGTGTTTGGTAATACTGGTGAGAAAGGAGATCCAGGAGTAAATGGAGAACTTGGTGTTTCAGGGCTCAAAGGAGCACCGGGGCCTATAGGTCCAGTGGGAGAGCAAGGTGTTTCAGGCTCAAACGGCAATCCAGGGCTTTCAGGAGATCCTGGGGAAATAGGGCTGCAAGGAATTCCTGGAATACAAGGTGAGGAAGGACCATCAGGTTCTCCCGGAGTAGCAGGAATTCCAGGAGAAGAAGGTATCCGAGGGCCACAAGGACGACAAGGACCACCTGGTCCACAAGGTGATGAAGGATCCAGGGGTAGAGATGGCGAGTTGGGAAAAAGAGGACTTCCTGGTTTTCAAGGGCCTTTGGGTTTGTGTGGCTTTAATGGATTGGAGGGACTTTCTGGAATTATTGGTGATCGAGGTTTAACTGGACCTCGAGGTCCTCTGGGGCACAAAGGAAACCAAGGAGATCCAGGTCCACCTGGTCCATCAGGCCGATTCAACGCTTTCATGTTCAATGAAGCAGCTGATGATATGGAAATACAAGGATCACCAGGGCGTCAAGGCCCCCCTGGCCCCCCTGGCCCCCCAGGGCCACCAGGTCCAGCTGGAGAAATAAATGTACCATCCAGTAGACACGGTACCTATGCGACATCGGGAATGTTAAATATTGGTCAGGGCTTTAAAGCTATTCTCTCCGCACCATACTCTACACCAGGATTGCCAATTGTTTttgacagaatacaattcaatcaAGGCAACATCTATGATCCAGAAACTGGAATTTTTACATGTCAGGTACCTGGCATCTACTATTTCTCATATCACGTCCATGTCAAAGGCAAAAGTGTTCAAGTTGCATTATATAAAAATGGCAAACCAATTCTATACACATATGATGATTACAAAGAACGAAAGATCGATCATGCCTCAGGGAGTGTTGTACTACAGCTTCAAGAAGTAGATCAAATATATTTGCAGTTGCCTTTAGAAAAGTTTAATGGTTTATATTCCTCCAATATAATGCCGTCATCCTTCTCGGCATTTCTGATCCACCAAACCAATCCAATGCAATTGGTACAGTTGTGA